CAGAATAATCTTCCCAAACGGTGATTAAACTCTTGTCAAATGCTCTATGATGCAAGGCGCATAAAGCTAAACCGTTGGATGTTTCATCTGTTCCATTTTCTTGAACTGGGACAATGTGTGCTGCATCAACCAATTTTAGTTGAATTCCACAGATTGCACACTGATAACTGTAAGCGGTTAATACTCGCTTCCTAAAGCTAATATCGCGTAATTTTCGTTTTACTGTTACGGCCGCACTCTTTCGGTCATAATCTGAAATTTGAATATCTTCATCATTTATTTCGGGGTCTTTAGCAACATCTTCCAGAATTTGCAAATCCTCGGCTGATTGTCCGAAATCATGTAATGATTGTAGATTTTGGATGTATTCAACAAAAAAATCTGGACGGAAGGCTATGGCTATTTCCTGATTACCTTTATCAGAAGTGGCGAAACCATTTATGTAGGCATTTCTGAGGGCCTCCTCTTTAATTTGAATTGATGAAGACCAGCCAGGAAGCCCAAGGTGTTTCCTGAAATCAAACCCAGCAAAAACTCCAATTTCTTCCCACCAGCCTAAAATCAAAGTTATCCAACCGGGTTCTTTTTGTAAGCTTTCCTTAACTTTTACCTGAATTCGATATTCATTGAGAGGTCTTTTTTTGCCACCACCATGAGATAAATTCCAAATATAAATCTTGACCAGGTATCTTATGTCATCTTTATAAATATTTAGCTTAAATGGGGGTATGGTGGAAACATATAAAACATTCCATCCGCTTTCATCAATGGCTTCGACTATTCTTTGGAGCAGTTGGTTTTTACTTAGCCTAAGTTTTGTGCAATCAGAGGCGGACTCATCGAAAAGGGCCTCGAGCTACAAGTTTTGAAAAAAGGTAAGGGCGGCTGGA
This sequence is a window from Anaerolineae bacterium. Protein-coding genes within it:
- a CDS encoding HNH endonuclease; translated protein: MILGWWEEIGVFAGFDFRKHLGLPGWSSSIQIKEEALRNAYINGFATSDKGNQEIAIAFRPDFFVEYIQNLQSLHDFGQSAEDLQILEDVAKDPEINDEDIQISDYDRKSAAVTVKRKLRDISFRKRVLTAYSYQCAICGIQLKLVDAAHIVPVQENGTDETSNGLALCALHHRAFDKSLITVWEDYSVKLNNKQIMKLRKVKLDAGLDKFQKNLRPIIHLPPSISDRPHIEYLKLANRIRGWE